Proteins from one Microbacterium faecale genomic window:
- a CDS encoding prolyl oligopeptidase family serine peptidase yields MSTRISVLRAVAATGAAVALAASPGIASAAVGPDAHRGELPSGGAYVIHEPASWNGSVLVWSPGYGGGHGQEPAAAPSDGLVDWALDEGYALAGTSTAEGGWVVENLLADQQDLARIVADELGEPEHVIAWGASMGGLTSAALMEAAPDAFDAALPLCGSVAGSVPMLNGSLDGTFAFKTLLAPADDRLELVDVSDEMARQAAFSEVFDEAKQTPEGRARLALAASLAQIPTWTQSGTERPSRHDHEAQQEQLLSAFLWGAVSPRQPLEERAGGNFSWNTDVNYRVSLARSGQSHLVRTLYREAGLSLNDDLGVLADADRIEADPDAVDYMRRNATPTGDIAGPVLTLHESGDTAPTIAQARTYADRVRSNGANSLLRQAFVDRPGHCGYADAEVAAALTALDTRLEMGRWANVATARALDRVADRIARDTGLDRGDGSFANLRPDRMLRPER; encoded by the coding sequence GTGTCCACACGCATTTCCGTCTTGCGCGCCGTCGCCGCGACCGGTGCCGCGGTCGCCCTCGCCGCCTCACCCGGCATCGCCTCCGCGGCGGTCGGCCCCGATGCCCACCGTGGGGAGCTGCCGTCGGGCGGCGCCTACGTGATCCACGAGCCCGCCTCCTGGAACGGATCCGTGCTCGTCTGGAGTCCCGGATACGGCGGCGGACATGGACAGGAGCCTGCCGCCGCACCGTCCGATGGTCTGGTCGACTGGGCGCTCGACGAAGGCTACGCGCTCGCGGGCACGTCGACCGCCGAGGGCGGCTGGGTCGTCGAGAACCTTCTCGCCGACCAGCAGGACCTCGCCCGGATCGTCGCGGACGAGCTCGGCGAACCGGAGCACGTCATCGCCTGGGGCGCCTCGATGGGCGGCCTCACCTCGGCCGCGCTCATGGAGGCCGCGCCCGACGCCTTCGATGCCGCGCTGCCGTTGTGCGGATCCGTCGCCGGCTCGGTGCCGATGCTCAACGGATCCCTCGACGGCACGTTCGCGTTCAAGACTCTGCTGGCGCCGGCCGACGACCGCCTCGAGCTCGTCGACGTCTCTGACGAGATGGCCCGTCAGGCGGCGTTCAGCGAGGTGTTCGACGAGGCGAAACAGACGCCGGAGGGTCGCGCGCGCCTCGCGCTCGCGGCGAGCCTCGCTCAGATCCCGACCTGGACGCAGAGCGGGACCGAGCGCCCGTCGCGTCACGACCACGAGGCGCAGCAGGAGCAGCTGTTGTCCGCATTCCTCTGGGGCGCCGTCTCGCCGCGTCAGCCGCTCGAGGAGCGCGCCGGCGGAAACTTCTCCTGGAACACGGACGTCAACTACCGGGTATCGCTCGCGCGTTCCGGTCAGAGCCACCTCGTGCGGACGCTGTACCGGGAGGCTGGCCTGTCGCTGAACGACGACCTCGGCGTCCTCGCTGACGCCGACCGTATCGAGGCGGATCCGGATGCCGTCGATTACATGCGCCGTAACGCGACGCCGACCGGTGATATCGCCGGGCCGGTCCTGACGCTGCACGAGAGCGGAGACACCGCGCCGACCATCGCCCAGGCGCGCACCTATGCGGATCGCGTGCGCTCGAACGGCGCGAACTCGCTGCTGCGCCAGGCGTTCGTCGACCGGCCGGGGCACTGCGGCTACGCCGACGCCGAGGTCGCCGCCGCGCTGACGGCACTCGACACCCGGCTCGAGATGGGCCGCTGGGCGAACGTCGCGACCGCGCGTGCGCTCGACCGTGTGGCGGACCGGATCGCCCGTGACACCGGCCTCGACCGCGGCGACGGATCGTTCGCGAACCTGCGCCCGGACCGGATGCTGCGCCCCGAGCGCTGA
- a CDS encoding DUF58 domain-containing protein, producing MTTRGDAWRSSASLRIAAVSAIVLAGGGIATARPDLIALAVPLALWTVLQRLTSTDPVEPLTIAVRPHAEQHQGRLREEIVVSGAGEIAELSITQAERRKTRVVVPVSSRILVDSRPGHSGPVEAVRVIGRSAAGDGARLAGETVSATARRTVTPAMRMLPRLPLAPRLTGLHGAHEGSRPGQGGDFRDIHPFAPGDELRRVDWRATARAARRPGELLVRRTNTLSDASVVLAVDTAEDLGEVVATWGGDDLSRAGTTSLDLAREAARSLASAAIAVGDRVAYHALAPGGRSVRGATGSRHLARLTTAIAATGAAGDDRRYRRTPPVPHGSVIAVLSTFFDGAAAELALMWRAAGHRVIAVDTLPDLDRGRLSPQQSLALRIVLAEREDIFAGLAEAGVETLRWAADPVVALTALARARTGGRR from the coding sequence GTGACGACCCGAGGCGACGCCTGGCGGTCATCAGCGAGCCTGCGGATCGCTGCCGTCAGTGCGATCGTGCTTGCCGGCGGCGGGATCGCCACCGCGCGCCCCGACCTCATCGCGCTCGCGGTGCCGCTCGCGCTCTGGACGGTCCTGCAGCGCCTCACCTCGACGGATCCGGTCGAGCCGCTGACGATCGCGGTGCGCCCGCATGCGGAGCAGCATCAGGGTCGCCTCCGCGAGGAGATCGTCGTGAGCGGTGCGGGCGAGATCGCGGAGCTGTCGATCACACAGGCTGAACGCCGCAAGACGCGGGTCGTCGTGCCCGTGTCGTCGAGGATCCTCGTCGACAGCCGACCAGGGCACTCCGGGCCGGTCGAGGCGGTCCGCGTGATCGGGCGCTCGGCGGCTGGCGACGGCGCCCGCCTCGCGGGGGAGACTGTTTCCGCGACGGCCCGCCGCACGGTCACCCCCGCGATGCGCATGCTGCCCAGACTGCCCCTCGCACCGCGACTGACGGGGCTCCACGGCGCGCACGAGGGCTCCCGGCCGGGACAGGGCGGCGATTTCCGCGACATCCACCCGTTCGCTCCCGGCGACGAGCTGCGGAGGGTCGACTGGCGCGCGACCGCCCGGGCTGCGCGTCGCCCGGGGGAACTGCTCGTGCGCCGCACCAACACGCTCAGCGACGCCTCCGTGGTGCTCGCCGTCGACACCGCGGAGGACCTTGGCGAGGTCGTTGCTACGTGGGGTGGCGACGACCTGTCGCGCGCGGGAACGACCTCGCTTGACCTCGCGCGCGAAGCCGCCCGGTCGCTCGCCTCGGCCGCGATCGCCGTGGGGGACCGCGTCGCCTACCACGCGCTCGCGCCCGGGGGACGCTCGGTGCGCGGCGCGACGGGATCCCGGCACCTCGCGCGACTGACGACCGCCATTGCGGCGACGGGGGCCGCTGGCGATGACCGTCGATACCGGCGCACGCCGCCGGTGCCGCACGGATCCGTGATCGCCGTACTGTCGACCTTCTTCGACGGCGCGGCCGCGGAGCTCGCGCTGATGTGGCGCGCGGCCGGTCATCGCGTCATCGCGGTCGACACGCTGCCCGACCTCGATCGCGGCCGGCTGTCTCCGCAGCAGAGCCTCGCGCTCCGAATCGTCCTCGCTGAACGCGAGGACATCTTCGCGGGGCTCGCCGAAGCCGGCGTCGAGACACTGCGCTGGGCCGCGGATCCGGTGGTCGCGCTCACCGCGCTGGCCCGCGCGCGGACGGGAGGGCGGCGATGA
- the uvrA gene encoding excinuclease ABC subunit UvrA: MPIIPVSSDQKITVRGARVHNLKNVDLEVPRDKMIVFTGLSGSGKSSLAFDTIFAEGQRRYVESLSSYARQFLGQIDRPDVDAIEGLSPAVSIDQKSTNRNPRSTVGTITEIYDYMRLLWARVGIPHCPECDAQIERQTVQQIADQLIALPEGTRYQVVAPVVSQKKGEFVDLFAELGAKGFSRAIVDGDVIQLSEPPKLKKSYKHDIAVVVDRLVARGESIIGRVTDSVETARDLAGGVIQINYVDESGDEAWQSFSENLACPNGHQVHLTEVEPRTFSFNAPFGACPACSGLGTKMSVDTDLMLGDDELSIDEGVIIPWTTQGKGLSQYFERLLIGLSDDLNFSLHTPWAALPEVVRDAVLRGQDYKVNVRYKNRWGREVRYASGFEGVVPYIERQYAQAETDTQRARWADYLREIPCAVCGGARLKPEVLAVRVDGRSIAETADLSLEDAMEFVSSIDLTEREAMIAAQVLREIRVRLEFLLRVGLNYLTLSRSAGSLSGGEAQRIRLATQIGTGLTGVLYVLDEPSIGLHQRDNRRLIGTLEALRDLGNTLVVVEHDEETIESSDWVVDIGPHAGEGGGEVIHSGPYTDLMTDEGSITGDYLAGRREIPTPDTRRTVDRSRVLTVTGARENNLKNVDATIPLGLFTAVTGVSGSGKSTLINDILYQVLAQKLNGARTVPGKHKRVTGLEHLDKVVHVDQAPIGRTPRSNPATYTGVFDRIRTLFAETPEAKVRGYLAGRFSFNVKGGRCEACSGDGTLKIEMNFLPDVYVDCEVCEGKRYNRDTLQVHYKGKNIAEVLEMSIAEAAEFFEPIQAIYRYMKTLVDVGLGYVRLGQAATTLSGGEAQRVKLATELQKRSRGRSIYVLDEPTTGLHFHDVQKLLQVLNGLVEKGNSVVVIEHNLDVIKSADWIIDLGPEGGSGGGTIVATGTPEQVATIEESHTGRFLAETLGRVERKRSA, translated from the coding sequence GTGCCGATTATCCCCGTCTCCTCAGACCAGAAGATCACCGTGCGCGGCGCGCGCGTGCACAACCTCAAGAACGTTGATCTCGAGGTGCCGCGCGACAAGATGATCGTCTTCACCGGGCTCAGCGGATCCGGCAAGTCGAGTCTCGCGTTCGACACGATCTTCGCGGAGGGACAGCGACGCTACGTCGAGTCGCTCAGCTCCTACGCGCGGCAGTTCCTCGGACAGATCGACCGACCCGACGTCGACGCGATCGAGGGGCTGAGCCCCGCGGTCTCGATCGACCAGAAGTCAACCAACCGCAACCCGCGATCGACGGTCGGCACGATCACCGAGATCTACGACTACATGCGTCTGCTGTGGGCGCGAGTCGGCATTCCGCACTGCCCCGAGTGCGACGCGCAGATCGAACGGCAGACGGTGCAGCAGATCGCCGACCAGCTCATCGCGCTTCCCGAGGGAACTCGCTATCAGGTCGTCGCCCCCGTTGTCAGCCAGAAGAAGGGCGAGTTCGTCGACCTGTTCGCCGAGCTCGGCGCCAAGGGCTTCTCGCGCGCGATCGTCGACGGTGACGTGATCCAGCTCTCTGAGCCGCCGAAGCTCAAGAAGTCGTACAAGCACGACATCGCGGTCGTCGTCGACCGGCTCGTCGCGCGCGGCGAGAGCATCATCGGTCGCGTCACCGACTCGGTCGAGACCGCGCGCGATCTCGCCGGTGGGGTGATCCAGATCAACTACGTCGACGAATCCGGAGACGAGGCGTGGCAGTCGTTCAGTGAGAACCTCGCCTGCCCCAACGGACACCAGGTGCACCTCACGGAGGTCGAGCCGCGCACCTTCTCGTTCAACGCGCCGTTCGGCGCGTGTCCGGCGTGCTCGGGCCTCGGCACGAAGATGTCGGTCGACACCGACCTCATGCTCGGAGACGACGAGCTGTCGATCGACGAGGGCGTCATCATTCCGTGGACGACACAGGGAAAGGGTCTCTCGCAGTACTTCGAGCGCCTGCTGATCGGCCTCTCCGACGACCTCAACTTCTCGCTCCACACGCCATGGGCCGCGCTGCCCGAGGTCGTGCGCGACGCGGTGCTGCGCGGCCAGGACTACAAGGTCAACGTGCGGTACAAGAACCGCTGGGGGCGCGAGGTGCGTTACGCAAGCGGTTTCGAGGGCGTCGTGCCGTACATTGAACGCCAGTATGCGCAGGCCGAGACCGACACGCAGCGCGCGCGATGGGCTGACTATCTGCGTGAGATCCCGTGCGCCGTGTGTGGCGGCGCGCGCCTGAAGCCCGAAGTCCTCGCGGTGCGCGTCGACGGGCGGTCGATCGCCGAAACCGCCGACCTCAGCCTCGAGGACGCGATGGAGTTCGTCTCGTCGATCGATCTCACCGAGCGCGAGGCGATGATCGCGGCGCAGGTGCTGCGCGAGATCCGCGTGCGTCTCGAGTTCCTGCTGCGCGTCGGGCTCAACTACCTCACGCTGAGCAGGTCTGCGGGCTCCCTGTCGGGCGGCGAGGCCCAGCGGATCCGTTTGGCGACGCAGATCGGCACGGGACTCACGGGCGTGCTGTACGTGCTCGACGAGCCGTCGATCGGCCTCCATCAGCGGGACAATCGGCGGCTGATCGGCACGCTCGAGGCGCTGCGCGATCTCGGCAACACGCTCGTCGTTGTCGAGCACGATGAAGAGACGATTGAGTCGAGCGACTGGGTGGTCGACATCGGGCCGCACGCCGGCGAAGGCGGGGGAGAGGTCATCCACTCCGGTCCCTACACCGATCTGATGACCGACGAGGGCTCGATCACGGGCGACTACCTCGCAGGGCGGCGCGAGATCCCGACGCCCGATACGCGCCGCACGGTCGATCGCAGCCGCGTGCTCACCGTCACCGGCGCACGTGAGAACAACCTCAAGAACGTCGACGCGACGATCCCGCTCGGCCTGTTCACCGCGGTGACGGGCGTGTCGGGGTCCGGGAAGTCGACGCTGATCAACGACATCCTGTACCAGGTGCTCGCGCAGAAGCTCAACGGGGCGCGCACGGTGCCAGGCAAGCACAAGCGCGTGACGGGCCTCGAACACCTGGACAAGGTCGTGCACGTCGATCAGGCGCCGATCGGACGCACGCCGCGATCGAACCCCGCCACGTACACGGGAGTGTTCGACCGAATCCGCACGCTGTTCGCCGAGACGCCGGAGGCGAAGGTTCGCGGGTACCTGGCAGGGCGCTTCAGCTTCAACGTCAAGGGCGGGCGTTGTGAGGCATGCTCGGGCGACGGCACGCTCAAGATCGAGATGAACTTCCTCCCCGACGTGTACGTCGACTGCGAGGTGTGCGAGGGCAAGCGGTACAACCGCGACACGCTGCAGGTGCACTACAAGGGCAAGAACATCGCCGAGGTGCTGGAGATGTCCATCGCGGAGGCCGCCGAGTTCTTCGAGCCGATCCAGGCGATCTACCGCTACATGAAGACGCTCGTCGATGTCGGGCTCGGCTACGTTCGGCTCGGTCAGGCCGCCACCACGCTCTCGGGCGGGGAGGCGCAGCGCGTCAAGCTCGCGACCGAGCTGCAGAAGCGCAGCCGCGGTCGCAGCATCTACGTGCTCGACGAGCCGACGACCGGTCTGCACTTCCACGACGTGCAGAAGCTGCTGCAGGTGTTGAACGGCCTCGTAGAGAAGGGCAACTCGGTTGTGGTCATCGAGCACAACCTCGACGTCATCAAATCGGCCGACTGGATCATCGATCTGGGCCCCGAGGGCGGATCCGGCGGTGGCACGATCGTGGCGACGGGCACCCCTGAGCAGGTCGCGACGATCGAGGAGAGCCACACGGGTCGCTTCCTCGCCGAGACGCTGGGACGCGTGGAGCGGAAGCGCAGCGCATAG
- the uvrB gene encoding excinuclease ABC subunit UvrB codes for MQTTRSVRPFEVVSDYEPSGDQPGAIDELAARINAGETDVVLLGATGTGKSATTAWLIERIQRPTLILAHNKTLAAQLANEFRELLPNNAVEYFVSYYDYYQPEAYVPQSDTFIEKDSSINAEVERLRHSTTNSLLSRRDTVVVSTVSCIYGLGSPEEYLRSLVALQVGEHYDRDALIRHFIAMQYNRNDVDFSRGNFRVRGDTIEIIPVYEEYAIRIELFGDEIEQLQRLHPLTGEVVEKLDAVAVFPATHYAAGTDTVARAIKTIEEELAERLPELEKQGKLLEAQRLRMRTTFDLEMLQQIGFCSGIENYSRHLDGRAAGEPPHTLLDFFPDDFVMVIDESHATVPQIGAMYEGDASRKRTLVEHGFRLPSALDNRPLRFDEFKERIGQTVYLSATPGKYEMGIADGVVEQIIRPTGLVDPEIVVKPSEGQIDDLFEEIRTRAEKNERVLVTTLTKKMAEELTDFLDENGVRVRYLHSDVDTLRRVELLTELRQGMFDVLVGINLLREGLDLPEVSLVAILDADKEGFLRSETSLIQTIGRAARNVSGQVHMYADRITDSMRRALDETDRRREIQIAYNTEHGIDPQPLRKRIADITDSLAREEADTAEMLAGRRDPRVKDGGRGRTATPVRKHEGIAAEGAEQLEETIADLTQQMVHAAEELKFELAARLRDELQDLKSALRQMEKAGHA; via the coding sequence ATGCAGACGACACGCAGCGTCCGGCCGTTCGAGGTTGTCAGCGACTACGAACCGTCGGGTGATCAGCCAGGGGCGATCGACGAGCTCGCCGCCCGCATCAACGCGGGCGAGACCGACGTCGTGCTGCTCGGTGCCACCGGTACGGGAAAGTCCGCGACCACGGCGTGGCTCATCGAGCGGATCCAGCGGCCGACGCTCATCCTTGCCCACAACAAGACCCTCGCCGCGCAGCTCGCAAACGAGTTCCGTGAGCTGCTGCCGAACAACGCCGTCGAGTATTTCGTGTCGTACTACGACTACTACCAGCCCGAGGCGTATGTACCGCAGTCCGACACCTTCATCGAGAAGGACAGCTCGATTAACGCCGAGGTCGAGCGCCTGCGTCACTCCACCACCAACTCTCTGCTGAGCCGCCGCGACACGGTCGTGGTCAGCACGGTCTCGTGCATCTACGGCCTCGGCTCGCCGGAGGAGTACCTGCGTTCCCTCGTCGCCCTGCAGGTGGGGGAGCACTACGACCGCGACGCACTCATCCGGCACTTCATCGCGATGCAGTACAACCGCAACGACGTCGACTTCTCGCGCGGAAACTTCCGGGTTCGCGGCGACACGATCGAGATCATCCCGGTGTACGAGGAGTACGCGATCCGCATTGAGCTCTTCGGTGATGAGATCGAGCAGCTCCAGCGGCTCCATCCACTGACGGGCGAGGTCGTCGAGAAGCTCGACGCCGTCGCCGTGTTCCCCGCGACGCACTATGCGGCGGGCACCGACACCGTCGCGCGCGCGATCAAGACAATCGAGGAGGAGCTGGCAGAGCGCCTCCCGGAGCTCGAGAAGCAGGGAAAACTGCTCGAGGCGCAGCGTCTCCGGATGCGCACGACCTTCGACCTCGAGATGCTGCAGCAGATCGGGTTCTGCTCCGGCATCGAGAACTACTCGCGTCACCTCGACGGCCGAGCAGCCGGAGAGCCGCCGCACACGCTGCTCGACTTCTTCCCCGACGACTTCGTCATGGTGATCGATGAATCGCACGCGACCGTGCCGCAAATCGGTGCGATGTACGAGGGCGACGCGTCGCGCAAGCGCACGCTCGTCGAACACGGCTTCCGCCTGCCGAGCGCGCTCGACAACCGCCCGCTGCGCTTCGACGAGTTCAAGGAGCGCATCGGGCAGACGGTCTACCTCTCGGCGACGCCCGGCAAGTACGAGATGGGCATCGCCGACGGGGTCGTCGAGCAGATTATTCGTCCGACGGGTCTCGTCGATCCGGAGATCGTCGTCAAGCCGAGCGAAGGGCAGATCGACGACCTCTTCGAGGAGATCCGCACGCGCGCGGAGAAGAACGAACGCGTGCTCGTCACCACTCTCACCAAGAAGATGGCCGAGGAACTGACCGACTTCCTCGATGAGAACGGCGTGCGCGTGCGATACCTGCACAGCGACGTCGACACCCTCCGCCGCGTGGAGCTCCTCACCGAGCTGCGGCAGGGAATGTTCGACGTGCTCGTCGGCATCAACCTCCTGCGAGAGGGCCTCGACTTGCCCGAGGTGTCGCTCGTGGCGATCCTCGACGCCGACAAGGAGGGCTTCCTCCGCAGCGAGACGTCGCTCATCCAGACGATCGGCCGCGCGGCGCGCAACGTGTCCGGCCAGGTGCACATGTACGCCGACCGGATCACCGACTCGATGAGGCGCGCCCTCGACGAGACGGATCGACGGCGTGAGATCCAAATCGCCTACAACACCGAGCACGGCATCGATCCGCAGCCGCTGCGCAAGCGCATCGCCGACATCACCGACTCGCTCGCGCGCGAGGAAGCAGACACGGCCGAAATGCTCGCGGGGCGCCGGGACCCGCGGGTCAAGGACGGCGGTCGCGGCCGCACGGCGACACCGGTGCGCAAACACGAGGGGATCGCCGCGGAGGGCGCGGAGCAGCTCGAGGAGACGATTGCGGACCTCACCCAGCAGATGGTCCATGCGGCGGAGGAACTGAAGTTCGAACTCGCGGCCCGACTGCGAGACGAATTGCAAGACCTCAAGTCGGCGCTGCGCCAGATGGAGAAGGCAGGCCACGCGTAG
- the coaE gene encoding dephospho-CoA kinase, with product MPLIALTGGIASGKSTIARRLAEHGAVVVDADGVVRDLQQPGQAAFDEIVRAFGSDVVAGDGSLDRAALGAIVFADAAKRAQLEAIVHPAVKSESQRRFREAGPDAVVIYDVPLLAEARGTGEWDAVVVAHAPAEMRIRRMIDERGMTREDATARVASQASDDERLAVADVVIDTSGTMAETLRQADELWHRFSG from the coding sequence ATGCCTCTCATCGCGCTGACCGGTGGAATCGCGTCCGGCAAGTCGACGATCGCGAGACGCCTCGCCGAACACGGCGCCGTCGTCGTGGACGCCGACGGGGTCGTGCGGGATCTCCAACAGCCGGGGCAGGCCGCGTTCGACGAGATCGTGCGGGCCTTCGGCTCCGACGTCGTCGCAGGTGACGGGTCCCTCGACCGCGCCGCGCTCGGCGCCATCGTGTTCGCCGACGCGGCCAAGCGGGCGCAGCTCGAGGCGATCGTGCACCCCGCCGTCAAGAGCGAATCGCAGCGTCGTTTCCGCGAAGCCGGACCGGACGCGGTCGTCATCTACGACGTGCCCCTCCTCGCCGAAGCGCGCGGCACGGGGGAGTGGGACGCGGTTGTCGTCGCACACGCGCCCGCCGAGATGCGGATCCGGCGGATGATCGACGAGCGCGGCATGACGCGCGAGGACGCGACGGCGCGCGTCGCGAGTCAGGCGAGCGACGACGAACGTCTCGCGGTGGCCGATGTCGTGATCGACACGAGCGGCACGATGGCCGAGACGCTGCGCCAGGCGGACGAGCTCTGGCATCGTTTCTCCGGCTGA
- a CDS encoding DUF4129 domain-containing protein, producing MRRWIGAVAVTALLVLAMVAAATQGAARFDPPDFSFGPMPAPSPVMPTQAPPEGLAPPDDAGDGGAAAVVTFILIALVAAVVIFVIARVVRALLRAWRERLPVRPSSAVAEGTLVADDDPDRAAPALRRGIAAAVEAIDGHRDPGDAIVAAWAGLERSATDAGLTRGVSETPAEYTLRIIAHRTAADGDVRALLVLYERVRFAGDAPGESERAAARRALSAIEEVWR from the coding sequence ATGAGGCGCTGGATCGGCGCCGTCGCCGTCACGGCTCTTCTCGTGCTGGCGATGGTCGCAGCCGCCACCCAGGGCGCTGCGCGGTTCGATCCGCCCGACTTCTCGTTCGGTCCGATGCCCGCGCCCTCGCCAGTGATGCCCACGCAGGCGCCACCCGAGGGTCTGGCCCCGCCCGACGACGCCGGGGACGGAGGAGCGGCCGCGGTCGTCACATTCATCCTCATCGCCCTCGTCGCGGCGGTCGTCATCTTCGTGATCGCGCGGGTCGTCCGCGCTCTCCTCCGTGCCTGGCGCGAACGACTTCCCGTTCGCCCGTCCTCGGCGGTCGCGGAAGGCACCCTCGTCGCGGACGACGACCCCGATCGCGCCGCCCCGGCGCTTCGGCGCGGGATCGCCGCCGCCGTCGAGGCGATCGACGGGCATCGCGATCCGGGCGACGCCATCGTCGCCGCGTGGGCGGGTCTCGAGCGCAGCGCGACGGACGCGGGGCTGACGCGCGGCGTGAGCGAGACACCGGCCGAGTACACGCTGCGGATCATCGCGCACCGAACGGCAGCCGACGGCGACGTCCGCGCGCTGCTCGTCCTGTACGAACGCGTGCGGTTCGCCGGCGACGCCCCCGGCGAAAGTGAACGCGCCGCCGCCCGCCGCGCCCTCTCGGCGATCGAGGAGGTCTGGCGATGA
- a CDS encoding AAA family ATPase, whose amino-acid sequence MTTTTEVAQTGRRVLEAVRTVVVGMDGPLEFALATILAGGHVLFEDVPGLGKTVAARSLASALGLDFRRLQCTPDMLPGDVTGSYVFAPDTADFVFRPGPIFTGLLLADEINRTTPKTQSAMLEAMAERQVTVEGTSFPLAKPFHIIATSNPIEFEGTYALPEAQLDRFMVRLAVGYPDPDDETAILVGRLDRRQEETDVAPVIDADGLRALQAAVEEIRVDADVARYCVDIARATRHAQHVEVGASPRGSQSLLLLSRAIAALDARDYVRPDDIKRVAVSALAHRLTLTPQAWAQGVDPDQIIARVVSEVAVPPTVGTAS is encoded by the coding sequence ATGACCACCACGACAGAGGTCGCGCAGACCGGACGCCGCGTGCTCGAGGCGGTGCGCACCGTTGTCGTCGGGATGGACGGACCGCTCGAGTTCGCGCTCGCGACGATCCTCGCGGGAGGTCACGTCCTGTTCGAAGACGTGCCAGGGCTCGGAAAGACCGTGGCCGCCCGCAGCCTCGCGTCGGCGCTCGGACTGGACTTCCGGCGCCTGCAGTGCACGCCCGACATGCTCCCCGGCGATGTGACCGGATCGTACGTGTTCGCCCCCGACACCGCCGACTTCGTCTTCCGCCCCGGTCCGATCTTCACCGGCCTGCTGCTGGCGGACGAGATCAACCGTACGACCCCGAAGACCCAGTCGGCGATGCTCGAGGCAATGGCCGAGCGCCAGGTGACCGTGGAGGGCACGAGCTTCCCCCTCGCGAAGCCCTTCCACATCATCGCCACCTCGAACCCGATCGAATTCGAGGGCACCTACGCGCTCCCGGAGGCGCAGCTCGATCGCTTCATGGTGCGCCTTGCGGTGGGATACCCCGATCCCGACGACGAGACGGCCATCCTCGTGGGAAGGCTCGACCGCCGCCAGGAGGAGACCGACGTGGCGCCGGTCATCGACGCCGACGGTCTGCGCGCGCTCCAAGCGGCCGTCGAGGAGATCCGAGTCGACGCCGACGTCGCCCGCTACTGCGTGGACATCGCGCGGGCGACGCGTCACGCGCAGCACGTGGAGGTCGGAGCCTCCCCACGCGGATCCCAGTCGCTCCTGCTGCTGTCGCGTGCGATCGCCGCGCTCGACGCGCGAGATTACGTGCGGCCCGACGACATCAAGCGCGTTGCGGTGTCGGCGCTGGCCCATCGGCTCACCCTCACGCCGCAGGCGTGGGCGCAGGGCGTCGATCCGGACCAGATCATCGCGCGGGTGGTGAGTGAGGTCGCCGTGCCGCCCACCGTGGGAACCGCGTCGTGA
- a CDS encoding PaaX family transcriptional regulator yields MTTTETPLLPRFQQDPRSQQLLTVLLGDYWFAREDPIPSSALVELLSVFDVTPRAARAAIQRLAQRGFLRSEKNGRRTAYAVSPKSREQIEGHVRALFPPRVPAAWDGTWTLVAYSLPHEAREARRMLREQLRLRNFGNLYDALWIRPGDQTEQLMEMGRELDAIHPDQVTVFTGAQLPASMSARAVRAAFGLDDVAEAYRAFVSRWRLTAERVRELASGDPSGEDALRTRTSIMTDWRALRRRDPHLPRELLGEKFPAHEARDVCASVYDDLGPRAESVVRRILAPHDGDLAERVSHHTFAASDSLLGDA; encoded by the coding sequence ATGACGACGACCGAGACGCCGCTGCTGCCGCGGTTCCAACAGGATCCGCGCTCGCAGCAGCTGTTGACGGTGCTGCTGGGCGACTACTGGTTCGCGCGCGAGGATCCGATTCCGTCGAGCGCCCTCGTCGAGCTTCTCAGCGTGTTCGACGTCACACCGCGAGCTGCGCGCGCCGCCATCCAGCGCCTCGCCCAGCGCGGATTCCTCCGCAGCGAGAAGAACGGCCGGCGCACGGCCTACGCGGTCTCGCCGAAGAGCCGCGAGCAGATCGAGGGGCACGTGCGCGCGCTGTTCCCGCCGCGGGTTCCCGCCGCGTGGGACGGCACGTGGACGCTCGTGGCGTATTCGCTTCCGCACGAGGCGCGGGAAGCCCGACGGATGCTCCGCGAGCAGCTGCGCCTGCGCAATTTCGGGAACCTCTACGACGCCCTCTGGATCCGCCCCGGCGATCAGACGGAGCAGTTGATGGAGATGGGGCGCGAACTCGACGCCATCCATCCGGACCAGGTGACGGTGTTCACCGGCGCGCAGCTTCCGGCGAGCATGAGCGCGCGAGCCGTCCGTGCCGCGTTCGGGCTCGACGACGTCGCGGAGGCGTATCGTGCGTTCGTGTCGCGCTGGCGCCTTACGGCGGAACGTGTCCGCGAGCTGGCGTCCGGGGATCCGAGCGGGGAGGACGCGCTGCGCACGCGCACATCCATCATGACGGACTGGCGCGCGCTGCGCCGGCGGGATCCGCACCTGCCGCGCGAACTGCTGGGCGAGAAGTTCCCCGCGCACGAGGCCCGTGACGTGTGCGCCAGCGTTTATGACGACCTGGGACCCCGTGCTGAATCGGTGGTCCGGCGCATCCTCGCGCCCCACGATGGCGACCTCGCCGAGCGAGTCAGCCACCACACCTTCGCAGCGTCCGATTCGCTGCTCGGCGACGCCTGA